The nucleotide window TTCTGATGTTTTTAAAGTAGCCTCCGGGAATTTGGGCGGTCTCATCAGCGACTCCGACTTTTTGTAAGAGTCAAGTATTTAGCGTAGTTAGGTCAGCTGAATTAGACTGTAGTATTAAAAGTGGCCAAAGTGTTGAATTTCAGGCTGAAAAAGCAGTTAGAATTCCGACAGTTCAAATTGTTGGCGATATCATCGGGGTGGCTACCTTAAAAAAATATCTAATCCCAGAACAACCATCGACCATTGAGGCTTCTTTAATTCGATCAGGAATTTCTTCAAAGGCATTTCGAAACATAAAACCAGAAAAAACAGAGGCAACAAATGGACTAGTCAAGGCAAAAATTGACTGGAAACCGTCATTTCACCCGAGCATTACCATAATTCGGTATTGGCCAATTAAAAGGGCAGTCTCAGGAAGAACTAAAATTGAAAGGAAAACTACCCAAGAAGCTTGTTTAAATTTTCACTTTCTTAGCGAAAAAGCATAGCCAAAAGTCATTGAGAAAAAAACTTTTGCAACCACAGAAATTAAAGTAACTAATATCGTGATTCCAAGAGCGGCAAAATAACCTGACTGGGCAGCTTTGACAAAATTATCCCAGGCAAAATGGTTAGGCCAATAAACTGGAATTCGCGTGTCAAGAATTTGCTCTTCAGGTGAGAGGGAATAGACCAACATAAAATAAAAAGGAAAAACAATTAGTATTCCAAAAAAGAAAAGCACGATAAATTTGAGTAAAAAGCTTGAAATTGCACTTGTGATATTCTTGTTGCGAACTTGCGAATTAATTGACTCTGTTAATTTAGCGGTTTTTTTGTCGCTAATATATTTTAGAATTTTTAATTTTATAATGAACATTTTTCTCCGTAATTTTGTCAGCTACTAAAAATATTGTGCTTAAAAACTTTTTGACAACAACTGAAAGGGCAATTCCAAAAACAAAAAGATAAATAGTTAGCGCTCCTGCCTGGGCAAAGTTAGGTGTTCCGCGCACATTTTTGTAAATATAGATCAGTAAAGTTGCACCTCCGTTACTAATTGCTTCAGTTTCGTTGGCAAAAATACCAATTGGAAAGACCTTAATTCCGCCGATAATTCCGATTGTAATTAAAAAGTTAATTGTTTTTGAAACTGAAGGCAGTGTAATTTTGAAAAATTGACGAACTGGACTAGCTCCATCAATTGCCGCTGCTTTATAAAGTGTTGGATTAACTGAAAGCATTGCGGTGGTCAAAATTAGAACTTCAAAAGCAAGACTTCTTCAGACTCCTGACATTAAAACAACTAAAAGTGCATTAAAAGATGAAGGATTTCCGGAATTTAGTCATCTTGTTGAAATCCCAAAAAGACGGTTAATAAAGCCAGTTTCACTATCAAAAATATAGGCAAAAGCAACTGAAACGGCAATTCCTGAGGTTACATAAGGTAAAAAAAACACTGTCTGTCAAAATCCACGGGCATATTTGCGGTGCAGCGAGGCAATTGTTGAGGCAATAATTAAACTAATTATTAGGCCAAGTGGTAGTGCTGCTATTGAATAAATGACAGAATTTCGAATTGCAATATGAAAATTAGTATCAAGAGTAATTAAATCAACAAAATTATCAAAACCAAATCGAGTATTTCCGGCAATATTAGGGTTAATTTCGATACTTAAAGACTTAGAAATTGAGTATAAAAATGGCAAAAAAGTAAAAATAAAAATAACTAAAATTGAAGGCAAAAGTATTAAAAAAGGCTTTCAAAATGGTTGTTTTTGGTCTAGAATTCCCAGTTCAAGATTAGTTTTTTTAATTCGCTGTTTTAGGAAATATCTACTAATTAAGTTCATTGGATTCGCTCCCTTGTTTGATAATCAAATAGATGTAATTTTCCTGATTTAATACTGAATTTGACAATTTCGTCAATCTCATAGGCCGGTTTTTTACGCAAGATTATTGAAATTTGACCGATATTTTCAACATCAATTTTGGCAAGAATATCTTTTCCGAGATATTCAATCACGCTAATTTTTCCTTGAAAATTACCAGCTTCATTTTCGACTAAATCTTCAGCTCTAATTCCGACTCTTATTTTTTCATGCTGATAATCTTTTAGCAGTTCAAAAATTATTTGATTATCAACAATGACACTTTTTGTTTCTTTGTCATAAAAAGCATCAAAAATATTCATCTCAGGAACACCTAAAAATGAGGCAACAAATTCATTTTTAGGATTATGATACAACTCAGTTGAAGTTCCAATTTGCTGAACATATCCAGTTGACATACAAATAATTCGGTCCGAAATTGACATTGCCTCTTCTTGGTCGTGGGTAACAAAAACTGTTGTTATTCCGATTTCAGTTTGAATTTTTCGAATTCACTGACGAGTCTGAACTCTTAGTTTGGCATCTAAGTTTGAAAGTGGCTCGTCCATTAGTAAAATATCAGGATGTCGAACAATTCCACGGGCAATTGCTACTCTTTGCTGTTGTCCACCAGAGAGTTTTGTTGGTTTTTTAGCTAAATTTTTAGTTATTTCAACCTTTTCGGCTGTACGTAAAACAGCACGATTTATTGCTTCTTTTATTGAAATATTATCATTTTGATACTCTTGATATTGCTTTAATTCTTGCTCGTTTAGTTTTGAAGTATTAAGGGAAAACTTATTAATTAAGTTTCTTTCATAGTCTAAAAATAGTTTTAAAGTTTCCTTTTTGTAAGTTTTTGATTTAGTCTTAAGCGATTTTAAAAGCAACAAATTCGGTGAATGACGAGTATTTGTTTCAAGAAATTTCTTTGTAGTTTCACGGTAAGTATGCTCAAGATTTGCTAGTTTTCCTGAATTTTTAATTTGATTTTTTTCGTTTTCAATTTCAGTTTTAAATCAAAGCTCTTTTTCTTTTTTTCGTTGATTGAAAGCCTCAATTTGTTCTTGATAATCTAATTTGAGTGATTCAGCATCTTTTAGACTTGTTTTATTAGAAAAATTTTTAAAACCTTGTTGAATTTTAGCCAGTTCAATTTTTGAATTACTAAGAAATTGTGCTTGCAATTTCTCAAGTTTTTCTAATTTTTCATATAAAAGTGCTTTTTGTTCTAAAAAGTTTTGCCTGGCGCGAACTAGTTCAGGAGCATTTTTTATTGCGTATTTTTCTTCCTGAATTTTGTTTTTATGAGCTTTTTTGTCGAGTTTTGCTTGTTTTTTAATTTTGTCAACTTTTAATTTATAAGCTTTTCGAAAAGTAATTGCCTGTTGGATTGGGCAAATTTCCCCTTCTTTTTTGCCAAAAATTTTTTTCCAAAAAGCTCAGAAAATTGATGCAGACTTGCCTAATTTTAAGAAATCAATCGTTAAATTTTTTATTTCAGCCTGTTTGTGAGCTTCAATTAAAAAATAATCGGTCTGAAGTTGATTTAAATTATGATAAATTTGTGTTTTAAGTTCGTTATAATCATGTTCTAATTGGCGGTAAATATCAAAATAATCAAATAGTTTATTTTTGTAAATTTCTAGATCTTCGAGTGAAGCACCGTTTTTGGCAAGAACAATTGAATTAGCATTTACACGTGCAAGCATCGATTTTTCAAGTGCTTTTTGCTTCCATCTTGGGTCATTATGCAAAGAAAAAGCAATGTTTCCAAAAACATTTAAATGCGGATAGAGCGCATAATTTTGGAAAACAAGACCAATTTTACGTTGCTGAGGTGACTTTCGGGTTACATCATCACCATTAAAAATAATTTGACCTGAAGTTGGATTTAAAAGACCAGCAATTGCATTTAAAATTGTAGTTTTTCCTGAACCTGAAGGTCCTAAAAGTGTAACAAGTTCACCTTTGTAAATTTTAATATTTGCACTATCAACAGCAAGTGTTTCACCAAAGTCAATTGTTAAGTCTTTAATTTCAATTGCAGGGATTGAAAATTTCGATTTATAACGACTATTTGAGGCCTGCCGAATTTTTTTTAACTCGGATTCAAAGTTATTTTTTTCGATTTTTTTATTATCATCTGCTTTTTTCATATTATTTATTATTTCCACTTTTTGTATCTTTTGAATTTTCTAACCTAAATTCATACCAGTCAACAACATTGTTATCTTTATTTTTTTCACCTAGAACTAAAAAGTCAGAAATTTTTGCAAGACCACGTGTTTTATAGATAGATTCAAGATTTTCATTAAGTGAAGATATGCTTGAATCTTTTAATTTTTCATAAATTCCGAACTTTTTATTAATGGAATTCTCAACTGCTGCTGCTTGTTTGATTGAATTATAATAATAAATTGTAGTCTGGTTAGTTATTCCCGAAAATCCTGATTGCAAAGTTGGAACCGCAAGTCCTGCTTTTGTTATTTCAACGCCATAAGATTTATAAAATCCATTATGACCAAAAAATAAACTACCAACATAACGGTTAAAAGAACGCGCTGGACCTGTTTTTGGGTAGACAAAAAAAACTTCTGTGCCTACTGGCAACATTTTTTCGGCAAATCGAGTTGCTCGCTTGGCATATTCAGCCTCAAGTCCTTCGGTTTCTTTATAAGTTCCTGATATGGTCGTACCTACCTCAGGAGTGTCAATGCTTTCAATTCTGACATTAAAAACAGGTTCAATTTTAGTTTCGCCAACAGATTTTAAGGTAGCTGTATCGCCATCAGTCCATTTTTGAATTGTAACTTTTTGGTGGTTAAAAAATTTTGAATCAGGCAAAATATCATCTTTAAATTTGAGCTTATCTTCTTCAGTTCAAGAATAATTTGGATTAAGAAATTTTGCAATGTCTTTGGCATATTGACTTTCTTTATCGTGCAAATCTAGCTCAGGATTTAGCCCAAAATCCTCTATTTTATAGTATTTTTGAGCCTGAAAGTAACCTTGAGCAGCGTGGTCTGTTGTACAAGAAGCAATAAAAAAAGGGATAAAAGTAAAATTTATACTAGCAAAAAACAGCTTTAAAAAGTTTCTTTTCATAAGACAAATTTATTAGATTAATTTTTTTCTCTTCCAAATTCAGGTCCTAAATTTTGGCTCAAAGAGTTTAAAAAACTTTCAAAATTAGGAACAGTACCATTGGATGCCTTAAGTGATTGCATTTGCGCAACGGTTGAGTCTAAATTTGAACGAAATTTAGAGGATCTAGCATCAGCATTATCATAAACAAGTGAATATTTAGCTTTAGCTTGTTCGTTATTAAAGCGACTAAATTGCTCGAGCGCTAACTTTTGACCTTTGTTTTTTGGTTTAGAAACATCTGGACTTAGCGTTGATTTTAGCGTTAATAAATATGAAGTTGCTTTTGAAAAATACTCAACAGGAGTTATTTTTCCGAATTTGTCCCCAAAGTCAACTTTTTCAGTTAGGATTCAATTTACAAAAGCCTTAACAGCACGGTCTTCTTTTTCATTTGCGTGAATAAAAATTAAATCAGGGCCTTGGGCAGCAACGGCAGTAATTTTTGAATTATTGTCAAATTTGTGCGGTGCTGCTAAAATATCCATTTCATCTTCGTTAAGCGAACTTGAGGCTTCTGTTATTTCAACGCCATTGTACCCGGTAATTACAATTGGCTTAAATTTTTCTTCTTTATCAAGAACTTTGTATGATCCTTCAATGATTCCAGAAGGAACCTCATCTCGGTCAGTAAAATAAAACAACTCTTTTTTCGGGTTTTTTTCTAGAAGACTTTTAATTTCAGCTAAAATTGATTGCTTAATTTTAACGGTGTCTTTACCATTAAGCGCCTTAACCTTAATTTCTTTTGAGATGTCTGCTAAATCTGATTCCTTAATTACTGCTGAAAATCTTGCATTTGGGCTGTAAATATGTTCAACATTTTCGTGAGTAAAACTTACTTTGTAATTTTTGTCGTTTGCTCTTATATAATTATGGTGAAATCCAGCTGTTGATCCAATTGAAAAAAGTTGTTGATGATTACGGAAATAAGTTGAATTATATTCACCAGGAGTTGTAAAATAAATTGACTTATCAGCCATTCCTTTGGTAATCAGGTCATAAACTTGTTTTAAATTTTTGTATCTATCTGATTCAGGTTTTTTGAAAAATGATGTATAACTAATAAGATTTTCTTTTCGATTTAAAACGGTAACTTCTTTAGATTTATCATTTTCTGACAAAGAACGTGAAAGCCCATAAATTAAAGTAGCTGCATTGTCAATCCCTAAAACTGATTTTGCCGCGGTTAGACTTGAGCCTTCAAGTGCTTTTGGAAAAGCTTTGACAATTCTTGAAGATAATTTCTGTAAATCACTAAAGTTTTCAATGTCAGATTTTTTAAACTCATAACCAGAAAGTCCATCTGGGGTTGACGCATATTCTTTTCAAAGTTTTTGAATTTCAGCAACATCTTTAGTTTTTTCAGCAGCTAATTTAGTAAATTCTTCAAAAAAAGCTTTGTCTTCAGGTTTAATTTTTGCTGGATTAGTTGAGTCTTTTGTGGCTTGGTCAATAATTCAGCCAAATAAAACTTTATTTACATATAAACCTTCAGAAGATTTTCCAAATGGAAGAGTGTAGACTCCTTTTTCGTCAAGAAACGGAATTTCTGAGTTAATTTGCAAAAAGTCCTCAATTCCTTGCTCTTTTAGGAATTTTTTAGTAATTTTTTCATTTTCATCAGTTGGATCTTGATCTGATTTTAAATCAGTAACAATCGGAAATGTCATTGAATATTTATTTACAATTGCCAATAAAGATGAATAATTTGTAACAATATTAGGTAATTTAAGTCGATCTTTTGTGTTTAAAAAAGTGTCAATTGAATTAGATGCCCCTGAATACCCCCCTTGAAAGGATTGCTCTTTCATTTCTACAAAATCAGGTTTATCTTTTTGGGTTGTATTTCAAAGTTCGATAATTTTATTTAATGCTTTAATTTCATTTCCACTTGAAGAAAAATTGTGACCAAAAACTAACTTACCATCTTCAGGAGTGTCGAATGTAAATCCTCTAACTCCATTTGAACCGGACACAACACCACAAGAAGCCATAATTCCAATTGGTGTTAAAACTGATAAAGAAGATAAGAAAATCCGACTAATTTTCTTTGCTATGTTATTTTTATGCCTTAATTTTGTACCTTTTTTACTATGTGTGTTCATTTTTTTCTCCTTAGTATTTTATTTTTGTGTATTTTTTTCTGTTTTTAATTTAACTGATGCCCCAATATTCTCCTTTAGAATTCTAAGAAAAGTATTAAACTCAAGATTTAAATTCGGGTTGGCTAAAAACTGATTGTAAAGTTGAGAAACACTTCCTAGAGTTGCTTTTCGGAAAGTATTTGAGTCAATCCCGGCAGGTTCGGTAAAAACTCTATATTTTTCAGGGTTTTTCAGCTGATTTTGGAATTGTTCATAAGCAACTTTGAAAGCATTATTTTTTGCAAAAGCTGGATTTTGATCAAAATTTGATTCCAAATTTGCCTTAGTTGGATTTATGTTTGAAGCTGAAAATGCTAAAAAATCGCTCGGAGTTACAGTCATTTTTTTGTTATTTGGCCCGTCAAATTCAATTTTTTCCGAAATAAATCATTTAACAAAGTTAAGTGTGGCTTCATTTTCAACTTCATTATTGTAAAATCCGATCAAAGATGGGCCTTGGGACGTAACGATATTAAATTTATTTGATTCCTGTGTTTTTGAAGGTTCGTTGAGAAATTCTAACTCGTCTTCATTAAGTTTTTGGTGTGATTTTGAAAAAATAAAGGCATTTTCAGGTTGATTAAAGAGTTTAACTTTGTTTTTTGTTGATTCAACATAAAGTGAAGAGGTGTTTGAATCTTCTTTTGTTTTATCAGCAACTCACTTGTCAAAATCAGAATCAATTGCTAAAAAATTAAAACTGTTTAAATTAGTCTTTGATTTTATAGCATTTTTTATTTTTTCAATTAAATCTTTGTCATCAGTTTTGCTTAAAGAAATTTCATTTTCTTTGACAGAAAATGCATCTGATTCATAAACATAACCGGTCGAATTATCTAAAATTTGGTGAACTTTTGCAATTGCATTTGAAGGCATATTTTCTTCACTTACTATTTTTCAAATTTTAGATTTTGAGCCAACCGGGTAGTCAAAAGTTTTTTTATTAACTTTTAGACGTAAAAAATTTTGTCCTTGTTTTTCAAAGTTACGCGAATAATCACTTGTTGAAGTAATTGCAAAAACTAATTGGTGATTTTTTAAAAATTCGCTAGCTTTAGTTCTGCCGCTTGTTGGACCTAGTAATTTATTTTTTACTAAATCTGACAATATTTCATAGGCTTTTTTTGTATTTTGGTGATTTGTGCTTGATTCGTCAAAAAGATTTGTATAGTTGAGCGAGGCACCATCAAGATTTTTAAAATAACTTGACTTTTCATACTCACCATCTGCCTGGGCAAATGCTACAAAAAAGAACAGTGCGGCTGTGTCATTTAGTCCGAGTAAAAAGTTAACTTTTTCAGTTTGACTACCTTTTTCGGCATCAGGGAACGATTTTCTAACTCGACTTAAAAAATCAATAAGGTCTTTGTAATTATTGAATTTTTCAAAACTAAAAGTATAGCCATCAAAACCGCCTTGATCTAAAGGAAAACTTTTGTACTCTCCTCAGACTTTTTTGATGTATTCAAGATCAGTTTTTTTTGGATCTAGATTTTCAACTCGTGTTTTGTCAGATTCGCTAATTTTAAAATTAGGACTTGTTTTTGCTGATTCTAGTATGTATGATAAAACTGGTTTGTCGAGCAAAAGCGCCTTTGAAGTTTTTAGTATTGGTAAAAAAGCTAGTGTATTTTGGTCAATTCCAGGTACATTTTTTGTTTCTACCAGAAATCTTTCATCATAACTATTTTTAATAGTCTGGGCTAAATCGCTTTGGGAATTTAGATCCAAAATCATACCGTGTTTGTTCAAACTAGCTGCCAGAGCTGGGTAATTTAGTGTTAAATTTGGCAGTTTTTTTGTATCTTTAACTTGTAAAAATGTTGTTAAATTAGTTTGATCATCGATGTAATTTGCCGCGATATTTTCTAATTTTGCCGGTAAAAATCCTGCCTGTTTGTCTTTAACTTCGGATTTTTGGTTTCATTTTTCAAAAATTGCTTTTAGAGCTTGAGTTCGGGGATCTGTAAGTCCAAAAATTACGCGAAAATCGATTGTATTGTCATTTTCGGTTTCAAAATGAAGTGGATTGTCTTTTTGTGATTTTAATTCAGTGTGATTTGCATTTGAAAAACAGGATGTCAAAATAGCCAAAGAAGAAACCGGCCCTAAGCTAATTGCTGTTTTTAAAAATATTGACTTAAATTTGTTGATTTTTTCCATTGTTGTTAAATTTCTTTTTTAATAAGAAGATTTGCAGTATCTGTAATTAGTGTTTATTTATTTTTTAAAAGTGACTTTAATTTTTTAATTTTATTGTTCCAAATTGTTCTCCTGTTAGTTTTTAAAATAAAAAAGCACAACAATAAATTATCTTAATTTACTTAGTCAAAACTTTAACAATTTAGACCAACTAACAATAAATAATTTCCAGTTGTGCTTAACATTTGAGATTATTATATAACTTTTTAGAAAAAATTAACAAAAATTACGTTTTTTTCTTAAATTTGTTGAATTTTTTTCAAATTAATTAAACTTTAATTTAAAAAAGTTAAGCTTTTACCCAAAATTAACTCACGCTTGCTGAATTTAATTTTGTCTTCAGCGCTGTTAAAAATTTCTCAAAACTTGCCTGATCTTGGGATCCATCAGCAACAAGACGACCCATTTGGTTTAGGGTTGATTTTACCTCAAGACGGATTAGCGCACTTCTTGAGTCAACTGGGTCCATATAAAATGAGTTGTGCTGCGGGTCATCATTAACGGTTTTAAAATTTTTAAATGCGGCTCTAAAAGAATTATTTTGCTGAAATTGTTCAGTATTAGACAAATTTTGGCCAAAAACTTGTTTTGTCGGTGCTAGATAATTTCCACGAAATGCAACATATTCACTCGGACTACCATGATATTTTGCCTCTCCAGATTGGCCTTGGTATGTAAAGTCTTGTTTGTGAGTTAGCATTCATTTTAGGAAATTTTTTGTTGCAATATCTTCTTCGGCATTTGAGTGAAAAGCGATTAAATCTGGACCTTGGTAAGTATAAATGCTTTTTGAATCACTGCTTGAATTTTTAATTGGCTCTTGGAGGAAAACAACT belongs to Mesomycoplasma ovipneumoniae and includes:
- a CDS encoding P68 family surface lipoprotein, which produces MEKINKFKSIFLKTAISLGPVSSLAILTSCFSNANHTELKSQKDNPLHFETENDNTIDFRVIFGLTDPRTQALKAIFEKWNQKSEVKDKQAGFLPAKLENIAANYIDDQTNLTTFLQVKDTKKLPNLTLNYPALAASLNKHGMILDLNSQSDLAQTIKNSYDERFLVETKNVPGIDQNTLAFLPILKTSKALLLDKPVLSYILESAKTSPNFKISESDKTRVENLDPKKTDLEYIKKVWGEYKSFPLDQGGFDGYTFSFEKFNNYKDLIDFLSRVRKSFPDAEKGSQTEKVNFLLGLNDTAALFFFVAFAQADGEYEKSSYFKNLDGASLNYTNLFDESSTNHQNTKKAYEILSDLVKNKLLGPTSGRTKASEFLKNHQLVFAITSTSDYSRNFEKQGQNFLRLKVNKKTFDYPVGSKSKIWKIVSEENMPSNAIAKVHQILDNSTGYVYESDAFSVKENEISLSKTDDKDLIEKIKNAIKSKTNLNSFNFLAIDSDFDKWVADKTKEDSNTSSLYVESTKNKVKLFNQPENAFIFSKSHQKLNEDELEFLNEPSKTQESNKFNIVTSQGPSLIGFYNNEVENEATLNFVKWFISEKIEFDGPNNKKMTVTPSDFLAFSASNINPTKANLESNFDQNPAFAKNNAFKVAYEQFQNQLKNPEKYRVFTEPAGIDSNTFRKATLGSVSQLYNQFLANPNLNLEFNTFLRILKENIGASVKLKTEKNTQK
- a CDS encoding carbohydrate ABC transporter permease — encoded protein: MFIIKLKILKYISDKKTAKLTESINSQVRNKNITSAISSFLLKFIVLFFFGILIVFPFYFMLVYSLSPEEQILDTRIPVYWPNHFAWDNFVKAAQSGYFAALGITILVTLISVVAKVFFSMTFGYAFSLRKWKFKQASWVVFLSILVLPETALLIGQYRIMVMLGWNDGFQSIFALTSPFVASVFSGFMFRNAFEEIPDRIKEASMVDGCSGIRYFFKVATPMISPTIWTVGILTAFSAWNSTLWPLLILQSNSADLTTLNTWLLQKVGVADETAQIPGGYFKNIRMAGAILTILPMFIAYFVFRKRIMSAVSRQGSTVKG
- a CDS encoding ATP-binding cassette domain-containing protein — protein: MKKADDNKKIEKNNFESELKKIRQASNSRYKSKFSIPAIEIKDLTIDFGETLAVDSANIKIYKGELVTLLGPSGSGKTTILNAIAGLLNPTSGQIIFNGDDVTRKSPQQRKIGLVFQNYALYPHLNVFGNIAFSLHNDPRWKQKALEKSMLARVNANSIVLAKNGASLEDLEIYKNKLFDYFDIYRQLEHDYNELKTQIYHNLNQLQTDYFLIEAHKQAEIKNLTIDFLKLGKSASIFWAFWKKIFGKKEGEICPIQQAITFRKAYKLKVDKIKKQAKLDKKAHKNKIQEEKYAIKNAPELVRARQNFLEQKALLYEKLEKLEKLQAQFLSNSKIELAKIQQGFKNFSNKTSLKDAESLKLDYQEQIEAFNQRKKEKELWFKTEIENEKNQIKNSGKLANLEHTYRETTKKFLETNTRHSPNLLLLKSLKTKSKTYKKETLKLFLDYERNLINKFSLNTSKLNEQELKQYQEYQNDNISIKEAINRAVLRTAEKVEITKNLAKKPTKLSGGQQQRVAIARGIVRHPDILLMDEPLSNLDAKLRVQTRQWIRKIQTEIGITTVFVTHDQEEAMSISDRIICMSTGYVQQIGTSTELYHNPKNEFVASFLGVPEMNIFDAFYDKETKSVIVDNQIIFELLKDYQHEKIRVGIRAEDLVENEAGNFQGKISVIEYLGKDILAKIDVENIGQISIILRKKPAYEIDEIVKFSIKSGKLHLFDYQTRERIQWT
- a CDS encoding sugar ABC transporter permease; protein product: MNLISRYFLKQRIKKTNLELGILDQKQPFWKPFLILLPSILVIFIFTFLPFLYSISKSLSIEINPNIAGNTRFGFDNFVDLITLDTNFHIAIRNSVIYSIAALPLGLIISLIIASTIASLHRKYARGFWQTVFFLPYVTSGIAVSVAFAYIFDSETGFINRLFGISTRWLNSGNPSSFNALLVVLMSGVWRSLAFEVLILTTAMLSVNPTLYKAAAIDGASPVRQFFKITLPSVSKTINFLITIGIIGGIKVFPIGIFANETEAISNGGATLLIYIYKNVRGTPNFAQAGALTIYLFVFGIALSVVVKKFLSTIFLVADKITEKNVHYKIKNSKIY
- a CDS encoding P68 family surface lipoprotein, which gives rise to MNTHSKKGTKLRHKNNIAKKISRIFLSSLSVLTPIGIMASCGVVSGSNGVRGFTFDTPEDGKLVFGHNFSSSGNEIKALNKIIELWNTTQKDKPDFVEMKEQSFQGGYSGASNSIDTFLNTKDRLKLPNIVTNYSSLLAIVNKYSMTFPIVTDLKSDQDPTDENEKITKKFLKEQGIEDFLQINSEIPFLDEKGVYTLPFGKSSEGLYVNKVLFGWIIDQATKDSTNPAKIKPEDKAFFEEFTKLAAEKTKDVAEIQKLWKEYASTPDGLSGYEFKKSDIENFSDLQKLSSRIVKAFPKALEGSSLTAAKSVLGIDNAATLIYGLSRSLSENDKSKEVTVLNRKENLISYTSFFKKPESDRYKNLKQVYDLITKGMADKSIYFTTPGEYNSTYFRNHQQLFSIGSTAGFHHNYIRANDKNYKVSFTHENVEHIYSPNARFSAVIKESDLADISKEIKVKALNGKDTVKIKQSILAEIKSLLEKNPKKELFYFTDRDEVPSGIIEGSYKVLDKEEKFKPIVITGYNGVEITEASSSLNEDEMDILAAPHKFDNNSKITAVAAQGPDLIFIHANEKEDRAVKAFVNWILTEKVDFGDKFGKITPVEYFSKATSYLLTLKSTLSPDVSKPKNKGQKLALEQFSRFNNEQAKAKYSLVYDNADARSSKFRSNLDSTVAQMQSLKASNGTVPNFESFLNSLSQNLGPEFGREKN